CCCTGAACCTCCATAACGAATATAAAAAATGAACAATATCTCTCTGTGTTTTAATAATAAGAACCGCCTCGCGCTACTGACTCTTGCTGCCGGCCTGTGCGCCTCTGCCGCGCACGCGCAGGAATGGAACGGCACCGCGCTGGGCTTTCAGGCACCGCAGGAAGGGCTGCTGGGGGACATGCTGGGTATTCGCCCCATTCTGGAAGAGAACGGCTTCCATTATAATTTGGGTTATTTAAGCCAGGTCTCCTATAACGCCGGCGGCGGATATAACCACGATAAACATGCCGCCTATATCGACCAGTTTTCATTAACCTTCGCCCAGGATTTAGAAACCCTGACCGGTATTCCCGACGCCAAAATCGAAGGGAATATTGTTAATCGCAACCATAACGACAGCCTGACCAATAAGCGATTAAAAGATGACAGGGTGAATTTCAATGATATTTCACAGGAGAGCTACGGCGGCCAGTCTATTACCCGCCTCGGCTGGCTGACCTTCTCGCGCACCTTTGATGACCGTCGCCTGCAGTGGCGCATCGGCATGATGAATAAAAACCAGGATTTCGACCAGATTATCCCCTGCGATTTCCAGCTGCTGTCGCAGTGCGGCGGCAAGTCCGCCAACTCAATGACCTGGTACAACTGGAACGTTCACTACTGGGGAACCACCCTGCAATATAAGCTGACCGATGAGCTGACCCTCAAAGGCGGGATCATGGAGCAGAACCCCGACGCCACCGCCCGTAACCACGCCTGGAGCTGGTCAACGAAAGGCAGCAAAGGCATGCTGCTGCCGGTGGAGCTGGAGCTGAAGACCCACGTTAACGATCTGCCGGGGATCTACAACGTCGGGGTGCTGTTTACCAACGCGAAGCAGTACGATCTTTACGCAGGCAAATCGCAGTCGCGCGGAGCCGACGACCCGGAGGGCTACCGCAGCTACAATCGTACCTGGTTCCTTTACACCGGCTTCAACCAGCAGCTGACCCGCCACGCCGATGATGCCACGCGCGGCCTGAGTACCTCATGGAGCCTCGGCCTCAGCGACCAGCGCAGCAACTATATGCACGCAACGCTGGCCGGTTCCCTGCGCTACCACGGCCTGTTCGATGCGCGCCCGGATGACTGGATCGGTTTCGGCGCCAGCTATATCAAAATGAGCGATCGCTATCGCGACAATCAGCAGGCGTTGAACGACATTCAGGGCGTAGACGATTACGGCAACCCGCTGTACAGCCCGCTGCCCGGCCACTCGGTGAATGCGGAGCTGTACTATCGCCTGCGCGTGACCTCCTGGCTGGAGCTGCAGCCCGCGCTGCAGTACTGGCATCGCCCCGGCGGCCTGAAAGAGACTCAGGATGCCTGGGTTACCGGACTGAAAACGGTGGTCACGTTCTGATCGACGCCGTCTTTATCTGAGTCATAAAAAAACGGGTGCTGACGTCAAAGTCAGCACCCGTTTTCGTTATCAGCCTCTGCCGCTCACATCAGGCTTCGTCGTCGCTCTCACCGAGCGCCAGCGTCTCCTTGCGCACCCGCTCGATATGAATGGTCAGGAACATGCGCTCTTCACTGCCCAGCTTGTACTGGTAGTTCTTAATAATGTGGCGATCGATTTTATCCACGCACTTATAGGCCTGCGGGTAGCGATCGCGGACCACATCGTGCAGGGACTCATCATCGCTGTAGACGCCGCGTTTGCCGAGCATGCGCTGGGAGAAAAACTTCAGGTGGGTCACAAAGCGGTTGTAGCTGAGGGAATCCGTCTGGTAGTCCAGCTGCAGCTGATATTTCACGATATGCAGGATCTCCTGCATAAATTTGGTGATATGCATCACCGCGGGCATTTCGCTGTCCAGCTGCGCGTTGACCAGATGCAGGGCAATAAATCCCGCCTCATCGTCGCTCATCCGCACCTTCAGGCGCTTTTCGATGATCTCCAGCGCGGCCAGGCCAATGCCGTACTCCTTCGGATACAGGCTGCGGATCTCCCACTGCAGCACGTTACGGATCGGCAGATTCTGCTGATGGCGGACCAGGGCAAAATGGATATGATCGGTCAGCGCAATCGCGATCTGCCCTTCGTGAAGTGCCGTACCCAGCTGCTCACGCGCCAGCGCGATCACGCACTCGCTGGTAATCACCACTTCAATGGGGATTTCAGACAGCAGCTCGCTTAAACGACCGGTCAGCTCACGGCTTTTCAGGGCAAAGGTTTTCTCCACCAGCGCGGGATCCAGATCCTCGCCCGCACGTTTCTTAAACGCCAGACCGCGCCCCATCACCACCTGCTCATTACCGTGCTCGTCGTGAATTATCACCACGTTATTATTTAATACTTTCGCTATTTTCATTTCCCGGCCCGAAAACAAAAAAACCTGACCGCCGGAAAATCCGACAATCAGGTTTTGCCTGTATGATTACAGTAACAATCCAGTCCCGCTACGATAATGGATAGATAGCGAGTCTCAAGTTCCTGACGACCGAAGTGTGATGCAACTCCCGAATTAGCGGCCCGGTGCTGAATCATATGCGCCGCGCATCAATCCTGCGATACCTCACCCCACTTGCGATTTGCCCATTATTGGGTACTATTACCAGACTGGTAACACCTTGCAGGGCGTTACTAACTTACTTCTACCCAATGTTCTTTGCAGAATCGGTTCTGACAGGGCACTGGAGGTTTTAAATGAATACTGCATCTGTTATCAAATTTCCTCAATCGTTCAACGTTAGTGTCTGCCACGATTCAGAAGAAGGCGTCTGGGTGGCAGAGTGTGAAGATCTCGGTCTGGTTACTGAGGCACCCACTTATGAAGAGCTGACCCAGCGCGTATGGGAAATTGCCCCAGACCTGTATCGAATGAACGGTCTTGGCGAAAACCCTGAGCATCTCTGCCTTTCGTTCAATCATGAACAATCTTATTCGGAAAGAATTGCTCTCTGAATCATGGGAACCGGACTGTATCCAAAGCTAACGGAACTGCTGTCGTCTGCGGGTTGCTTCCTCGACCGGCAGGGCAAGGGCAGCCATGAAATATGGTACAGCCCTGTTACACAGAAAAAATTCTCTGTGCCGTATACCATCGTTTCGAAACATACTGCAAATGGCATTTTGAAACAGGCAGGTATCGAAAAAGCTTTCTGACATCAGGTCACGCAGCAGGGAATTTCTTTATCCGTATGTGATCCTGCTGTTGAACGATGGCTCAACTCCTCTTGTTCAGCAACCTCATCAAGTTTCGCTACGACAGGGCATCAGGGTCAGACACCTTGTAAACCCTTCGGCGTTTCAGCCTCTTCTGCTGCTAATCGTTATAACGAGAAAGGCCACCAGCAAATACTGATGGCCCCTGAGTTTCTCAATCGTTGCCGATCGTCTTTGAGTGCTGGTTAATCACTAGTGCTTGAGAATATACATCGTCCGGCTGTAGGCGACGTCTTCCGGATTGGTAATCGGATATCCCTTCACGTACGGCTTGATCAGCCGCCCGTTGGTGTACTGATAAATCGGCGCTATCGGCGCGCGTTCGGCAATCATCTGCTCGGCACGGTTATAGTCGTCGTTGCGCGCTTTGACACTGGTTTCCCGGCTGGCTTTCTCCATCAGGGCATCGTATTCCGGACTTTTAAAGCGGGCGATATTGCCGCTGTGGGCGGAGGTCAGCAGGCTGAGGAACGTGGACGGTTCGTTATAGTCGCCGACCCAGGAGGCGCGGATAATGTCGAAGTTGCCGCTGTTGCGGCTGTCGATGTAGGTTTTCCACTCCTGATTCTGCAGCTTGACGTTGACCCCCAGATTTTTCTTCCACATCGACGCCACGGCAATGGCGATTTTCTGGTGCGTTTCAGAAGAGTTATACAGCAGGGTCAGGTCCAGCGGCTTCGACGGCCCGTACCCCGCCGCCGCCAGCAGGGATTTGGCCTGGGCGTTGAGATCGGCCTGGCTGTGCTGCTGCAGGAAGCTTTCCTTCGGCGTAAATCCGGCGGTCACGTCCGGGGTAAAGTGCCATGCCGGTTTTTCGCCGGTGCCCAGTACCTTTTCGGCAATGATTTTACGATCGATACTCCACGAAAGCGCCTGCCGCACGCGCACGTCCGCCGTCGGTCCCTTCTGGGTATTGAAGGCGTAATAGTAGGTGCCCAGCTGATCCGGGGTATAGACCTCGCCCGGCAGCTGTTTCTTCAGCAGGCCGTACAGCTCTTTCGGGAAGGATTCGGTGATATCGATATCCCCGGCGCGATAGCGTTTGGTGGCGCTCGACTCTTCGCTGATCGGCACAAAGGTGACTTTGTTCAGCACCGAGTGGGCGTTGTCCCAGTAGTGGGTGTTGCGCACCAGCACCAGCTTTTCATTCACCACGCGGCTTTCCAGCTGATACGCGCCGTTGCCGACCAGATTGCCGGGGCGCGTCCACTGGTCGCCGAACTGTTCAACGACTTTCTTCGGCACCGGGAACAGGCTGAAATTCGCCGTCAGGCTGACGAAGTACGGCACCGGTTTATCCAGCGTCACCTTCAGGTGGGTGGCGTCGGTTGCCGTCACCCCCAGTTTGTCCGGCGTCATCGTCCCCTTCACGATCGCACCGGCGTTTTCAATGCCCGCCAGTTCGGCAAACCACGCGAAGGTCGAGGTGTTTTTCGGATCGACCAGCCGCTGCCAGCTGTAGACAAAATCGTCGGCGGTGACCGGGT
The sequence above is a segment of the Erwinia sp. SLM-02 genome. Coding sequences within it:
- a CDS encoding DUF1902 domain-containing protein; the protein is MNTASVIKFPQSFNVSVCHDSEEGVWVAECEDLGLVTEAPTYEELTQRVWEIAPDLYRMNGLGENPEHLCLSFNHEQSYSERIAL
- a CDS encoding type II toxin-antitoxin system HicA family toxin yields the protein MGTGLYPKLTELLSSAGCFLDRQGKGSHEIWYSPVTQKKFSVPYTIVSKHTANGILKQAGIEKAF
- a CDS encoding peptide ABC transporter substrate-binding protein, which gives rise to MKKAFSVPALAVLALCISTAARAADVPPGTQLAASQEIVRHIKDEPASLDPVKAVGLPEIPVIRDLFEGLTSQDASGKIIPGVATAWQSNDNKTWIFTLRKDARWSNGDPVTADDFVYSWQRLVDPKNTSTFAWFAELAGIENAGAIVKGTMTPDKLGVTATDATHLKVTLDKPVPYFVSLTANFSLFPVPKKVVEQFGDQWTRPGNLVGNGAYQLESRVVNEKLVLVRNTHYWDNAHSVLNKVTFVPISEESSATKRYRAGDIDITESFPKELYGLLKKQLPGEVYTPDQLGTYYYAFNTQKGPTADVRVRQALSWSIDRKIIAEKVLGTGEKPAWHFTPDVTAGFTPKESFLQQHSQADLNAQAKSLLAAAGYGPSKPLDLTLLYNSSETHQKIAIAVASMWKKNLGVNVKLQNQEWKTYIDSRNSGNFDIIRASWVGDYNEPSTFLSLLTSAHSGNIARFKSPEYDALMEKASRETSVKARNDDYNRAEQMIAERAPIAPIYQYTNGRLIKPYVKGYPITNPEDVAYSRTMYILKH
- a CDS encoding carbohydrate porin, with the protein product MNNISLCFNNKNRLALLTLAAGLCASAAHAQEWNGTALGFQAPQEGLLGDMLGIRPILEENGFHYNLGYLSQVSYNAGGGYNHDKHAAYIDQFSLTFAQDLETLTGIPDAKIEGNIVNRNHNDSLTNKRLKDDRVNFNDISQESYGGQSITRLGWLTFSRTFDDRRLQWRIGMMNKNQDFDQIIPCDFQLLSQCGGKSANSMTWYNWNVHYWGTTLQYKLTDELTLKGGIMEQNPDATARNHAWSWSTKGSKGMLLPVELELKTHVNDLPGIYNVGVLFTNAKQYDLYAGKSQSRGADDPEGYRSYNRTWFLYTGFNQQLTRHADDATRGLSTSWSLGLSDQRSNYMHATLAGSLRYHGLFDARPDDWIGFGASYIKMSDRYRDNQQALNDIQGVDDYGNPLYSPLPGHSVNAELYYRLRVTSWLELQPALQYWHRPGGLKETQDAWVTGLKTVVTF
- the licT gene encoding BglG family transcription antiterminator LicT; translation: MKIAKVLNNNVVIIHDEHGNEQVVMGRGLAFKKRAGEDLDPALVEKTFALKSRELTGRLSELLSEIPIEVVITSECVIALAREQLGTALHEGQIAIALTDHIHFALVRHQQNLPIRNVLQWEIRSLYPKEYGIGLAALEIIEKRLKVRMSDDEAGFIALHLVNAQLDSEMPAVMHITKFMQEILHIVKYQLQLDYQTDSLSYNRFVTHLKFFSQRMLGKRGVYSDDESLHDVVRDRYPQAYKCVDKIDRHIIKNYQYKLGSEERMFLTIHIERVRKETLALGESDDEA